Proteins from a genomic interval of Hemitrygon akajei unplaced genomic scaffold, sHemAka1.3 Scf000238, whole genome shotgun sequence:
- the LOC140724477 gene encoding GPI-linked NAD(P)(+)--arginine ADP-ribosyltransferase 1-like, protein METTRLFLWTLILVATTCHLCQGDEDTDIWSSGNDVIQLSMMNDSAAYIYTQSEESDRLATEYLAKECENNKVLDNAWKTALSLRQTDPRLSKVPVPRGLREEHVVALIAYTLPNKLCSQFNVAMRKYGANDSVYAEKFPFKGFQYLLSVAIERVREDFGLTPRPTYRGMQKESFGEVGSRMKFGCFTSSSRTKGKKFGTKTVFTIFSQYGAQIQNYSFYPKEEEVLIPPYEAFKIMSYKRRADGVDISLQTDGVAGIRVRVERGSNGEMRVLRYEETSVSPWVWLPILKWLYEVLLRFL, encoded by the coding sequence GTCAGGGGGATGAAGACACGGACATTTGGAGCAGTGGGAATGACGTCATCCAGCTGAGCATGATGAATGACTCTGCTGCTTACATCTACACCCAGAGCGAAGAGTCCGACCGCCTGGCTACCGAATATCTCGCCAAGGAGTGCGAAAATAATAAAGTGCTTGACAACGCATGGAAGACGGCACTTTCCCTACGACAAACCGACCCACGGCTGAGCAAGGTCCCAGTGCCCCGGGGGCTCAGAGAAGAACACGTGGTGGCCTTAATTGCCTACACGCTTCCGAATAAATTATGTAGCCAGTTCAATGTGGCGATGAGGAAGTACGGGGCCAACGACTCCGTCTACGCGGAGAAATTTCCTTTCAAAGGATTCCAGTATCTTCTCTCCGTTGCCatcgagagagtgagagaggactTTGGTTTGACACCCCGGCCGACCTACAGAGGAATGCAGAAAGAGTCCTTTGGTGAGGTGGGATCTAGAATGAAATTTGGTTGTTTCACTTCGTCCTCTCGCACGAAAGGGAAGAAGTTTGGCACAAAAACAGTGTTTACAATTTTCTCTCAGTACGGTGCCCAGATACAAAATTACTCGTtttatcccaaagaggaagaggttTTGATTCCGCCATATGAAGCGTTCAAAATCATGAGTTACAAACGGCGTGCTGACGGAGTTGATATTTCTCTCCAAACGGACGGGGTGGCTGGGATCCGGGTAAGGGTGGAGAGGGGCAGTAATGGCGAGATGAGGGTGCTGCGGTATGAGGAGACCTCCGTGTCCCCATGGGTGTGGTTGCCCATCCTGAAGTGGTTGTATGAAGTTCTGCTGAGATTTCTATAA